Proteins found in one Panicum hallii strain FIL2 chromosome 4, PHallii_v3.1, whole genome shotgun sequence genomic segment:
- the LOC112888389 gene encoding uncharacterized protein LOC112888389, whose amino-acid sequence MAARMPCHHHPSSTSSSSMAMISPRSGTRKAAFRFSTSAHGSSSSSSSHLSLTPATDNNKVFEDQFRGILCYRDENGEMICEGYDEGPRLGIRLPEKACFPWPVGVQVTDFIQLATLQVFEDVDVL is encoded by the exons ATGGCAGCCAGGATGCCTTGCCATCATCACCCTtcttccacctcctcctcctccatggcCATGATCAGCCCAAGGTCTGGCACAAGGAAGGCAGCCTTCAGGTTCAGCACCTCTGCACATGGCAGcagttcttcttcttcatcacaCCTCTCCTTAACTCCTGCGACAGACAACAACAAG GTATTTGAGGATCAATTCAGAGGGATCCTCTGCTACAGAGATGAGAACGGGGAGATGATCTGCGAAGGGTATGACGAAGGGCCCAGGCTAGGAATAAGGTTGCCGGAGAAGGCCTGCTTCCCATG GCCCGTGGGAGTTCAGGTCACTGATTTCATCCAGCTGGCGACTCTTCAGGTTTTCGAGGACGTTGATGTTCTTTAG